A window of Apodemus sylvaticus chromosome 9, mApoSyl1.1, whole genome shotgun sequence contains these coding sequences:
- the LOC127691933 gene encoding uncharacterized protein LOC127691933 — MGRGLSSPQSSPLSTVLATAHSPPHCPQSSPLPTVLPTAHGPRHSPQSSPLPTVLATPHGPHHCPQSSPLPTVLATPHGPRHSPRSSPLPTVLATPHGPHHCPQSSPLPTVLATPHSPRHSPQSSPLPKVLATAHGPRHSPQSSPLPTVLATVHSPRHCPRSSPLPTVLATPHSPRHCPQSSPLPTVLTTPHSPRHSPQSSPLPTVLTTPHSPHHSPQSSPLPTVLATAHSPHHCPQSSPLPTVLTTPHSPHHSPQSSPLPTVLTTPHSPHHCPQSSPLSTVLATVHSPGHWPQSWPLATVLTTPHSPHHCP; from the exons ATGGGGCGGGGCCTG TCCTCCCCACAGTCCTCGCCACTGTCCACAGTCCTCGCCACTGCCCACAGTCCTCCCCACTGCCCACAGTCCTCCCCACTGCCCACAGTCCTCCCCACTGCCCACGGTCCTCGCCACTCCCCACAGTCCTCCCCACTGCCCACGGTCCTCGCCACTCCCCACGGTCCTCACCACTGCCCACAGTCCTCGCCACTGCCCACGGTCCTCGCCACTCCCCACGGTCCTCGCCACTCCCCACGGTCCTCCCCACTGCCCACGGTCCTCGCCACTCCCCACGGTCCTCACCACTGCCCACAGTCCTCGCCACTCCCCACGGTCCTCGCCACTCCCCACAGTCCTCGCCACTCCCCACAGTCCTCGCCACTGCCCAAAGTCCTCGCCACTGCCCACGGTCCTCGCCACTCCCCACAGTCCTCGCCACTCCCCACAGTCCTCGCCACTGTCCACAGTCCTCGCCACTGTCCACGGTCCTCACCACTCCCCACGGTCCTCGCCACTCCCCACAGTCCTCGCCACTGTCCACAGTCCTCGCCACTGCCCACAGTCCTCACCACTCCCCACAGTCCTCGCCACTCCCCACAGTCCTCACCACTCCCCACAGTCCTCACCACTCCCCACAGTCCTCACCACTCCCCACAGTCCTCGCCACTCCCCACAGTCCTCGCCACTGCCCACAGTCCTCACCACTGCCCACAGTCCTCACCACTCCCCACAGTCCTCACCACTCCCCACAGTCCTCACCACTCCCCACAGTCCTCGCCACTCCCCACAGTCCTCACCACTCCCCACAGTCCTCACCACTGCCCACAGTCCTCACCACTGTCCACAGTCCTGGCCACTGTCCACAGTCCTGGCCACTGGCCACAGTCCTGGCCACTGGCCACAGTCCTCACCACTCCCCACAGTCCTCACCA